Genomic segment of SAR324 cluster bacterium:
TCTGTGACAAAAGGCCAAAAACTTGCTAAAAATTTTGCTAAAAATGGGCAATCCAGTGATTGTCTGAAGGCATCGATCAATCATCATTTGGAATCGTAATGCTGCGCTGGATTGGGAGGATATTGCTGCTGGGGCTGATTACCTTTTTGGGACTAAGCTACTGGAAACTGGAGCAAATTCGTCAACCCATTGAACTTAAAGAGATCCCACGCTGGCAAGTTCGTGAACTTGGTACTGAGCAGTGGGAAATCCAATCCATCAGCGACCCTGAACGAAAAACCATTGTTTGGTTTCGAGGAAATCCCCGAGGCCTGCGTTGTGACACTTCCATACTACTCACCGGAGTACAGCAGGGTAAGAATCTGCTGGATGGAAGCGCTGTCCTCAATGATCCAGCCAACACTGTGGCAATGGAGCACCCTATTCGTGAATATGTCAGCAAACAGGTCTGGCTGAGCTATGGGGTTGCTGAGTGGTGGAATGTAGGAGAGTTGATTCGTCTGGAAATGCTCCATACTCTTGGTGCCTTACAAGCCCTGCTACGTTATACCAACGGTTCACTAGACGGAGATGCTCGCTTCACAGAGCAAGTTGTGCTGGCTGGAGGCAGCTTTGGAGCTCCCTTCACTGCGGCTCTAGCCAGCTTGGAGAATGAGAACGTTTCGGGGTTATTGCTGATTTATGCGTTCACTGATTTTGAAGGACTCTTTAACCGTGAGTTTGTCCGTCAAGGCCGCATTCATTACAAAATGCCTTCTGAACCAGAAGGACTGTTTGCTTGGAGCAAGGATCTTGGACTACGAGCGCTGGCAGGTAGCCTTGCCTGGTTCCTCTCAACTCTCTTGGAATATGGTGAGATGGAAACATATTTACCTAATATTCGGAATACTCCCATCCACTTCATTAATGGTCGTGACGACCGCCTTTCACCGCAGTCTTCCTACGGTCTTCTCTGGAATGCGGCACCAGATCCAAAGTCTGAACTCTGGCTGCCAGGAGACCACATCAATCCGGGAGATCCTGCGGCGCTGCTACAGGTCTCTGAATACATGTACGAGTGGGGGAAGGCTCAAGGGCTGCGAGATTGTGAGGAATTCGACTCCCAATGATCACTGATCAAGGAATTCACCAGGTAGGGTTGTGAACTGGAGTAGTACACCAGGGTGACCCTGCGCATCGGGAATGATGGAGAAGGAAAATTCCTGATTGCGAAAGACCTGAATTCGGCTCAGTGGTTGTTCTTCCTGAACCCAATTGGTCAGATTCCAGAAATCAGGGCTGAAGCGTGATCCATAATGCACCGAGATTCCTTGCAGTAGGTTATCCATCAGGGAACGTTGCCAGGAATCCAGGCGCAGTTCAAAACCGGAGAACTCGCAGTTGCCCGTCTGGTCATCAAATTGGTAGCGGAAGCGCAGGTCCTTCCACATCGGATCAGAGCGTAATTCTGAAAAGCCTTCTCCTTGACGCAGAGAATCACAGGTTTGGCGCGACTCATCCAGTAGTGAGAGTTCCACAGCAGCTACAGGTACGGCACAAAACTTCAATACACTCATCAAGAGCACTAAAGTCCTGCAAATTCTCATTATTCTCCGTCTTGAATATCCAAAAAAGTTGAAAGAACTCATACATACGCACATCTGACATTGCCAAGATCTTGACACTCGGCGACAAAGTAAGGGATAGTACCCTGATTTCCAGAGACGGTCGGTGTTCCCAGAGCACTCATAGTGTCGGCTCTGGTGGAAGTGAATACCACCACTGTAATCTACTCCCAGTACCAAGGAGGCTATGCGCTATCTCTGGCTCGTATTCTTCGCCGGATTTCTTTACCTGAGTATCGTTTTCATCACCCAGAATCTAGATCCGATTGTGATCCGGTTCAACCTTGATGAACTCGGTCTGAATTTCCGGTTCGAGCGCCCAGTTTTTGTACCGATCTTTGTAACGTTGGCGCTGGGTATCCTTTTCTGTGTGGCCTACTTCTTCACTTATCACTCTCAACTCAGAGTCCTGCACCGCAACCAAGTGATGGAAGTCAAGCGCCTCAAGCGTCTGGTCCTGCTGGAGCGCAACAAGAACCAGTCCCTTGAGCAACGTAATCACGAACTACAACAAATCGTTGAGCGCATGCAATACTTGCTTGATGACAAGGAGTGGTCAGAGGAACCACGCCGCTTACCGGAAAAGACTGCAGAACCCGCCTGATTCTCTCTACACCTCAGAACACGAAGTCGTGGTCCACTGTGACCATGACTTCAAGCCTTTGCCTCCCATACTCTACCATGCCTCTAACCGGATGATGGATCTCGTCCATAATCCCCAATTCAAATGGATCTTTTGTCATCACTGTCCGGCGGAGCGTGTGCTTGAGGCAAGCGTTTTTCCAACCACCTGTGAAGACCAGTTGTTTCAGACCCCTCTGCCACACCAAGTACTCACTTAGTCGCTCTGACTGGGCATTGATTGAGTCTTGCTCTAGTGAGGGAATCACAGTCACTTGGTCCCCTAAGGATCTTAGGAATTTTGGTGGTTGCTGCTCCGTCTTTTGCAGATTCAGCAAAATCACATTGACCTGTTCCTGTAATAGTCTCTGTAGATGCTGCTGAAGACTTTTCTGAAAATCCTGTGAGTTCTTGACTAGCCTGCTGGCCTGAATCGCATATTCATC
This window contains:
- a CDS encoding DUF1049 domain-containing protein, which translates into the protein MRYLWLVFFAGFLYLSIVFITQNLDPIVIRFNLDELGLNFRFERPVFVPIFVTLALGILFCVAYFFTYHSQLRVLHRNQVMEVKRLKRLVLLERNKNQSLEQRNHELQQIVERMQYLLDDKEWSEEPRRLPEKTAEPA